In one Fusarium keratoplasticum isolate Fu6.1 chromosome 5, whole genome shotgun sequence genomic region, the following are encoded:
- a CDS encoding RING-type domain-containing protein: MSLCKVCEESLVLRLDPDEDVDDEAGASSAGPSTVSQSVPDDLELPCGCHFHWQCLLDQSSDVAVSLKCPSCSTYLPANDAGPSATNQFLSAPPGAAILTRYVNEGGVQENLDILPSITEEAYLESHPEARPARALHVMSAEGDVGGIVELLRDASDEIEDLASFVRYQDPLADMKSGLHLAIEHNQEETLWLLLWLCSTIPDAAFPETARSVAQVLGVGRLSVPAEGDIRGLRDSHGQTAADLAQQKQAQWASILQAGLLSL; this comes from the exons ATGTCCCTTTGCAAGGTCTGTGAGGAGTCGTTGGTGTTGCGTTTGGATCCGGACGAGGATgtggatgatgaggctgggGCGTCCAGCGCTGGCCCTAGCACAGTCTCGCAATCAGTCCCCGATGACCTCGAATTGCCCTGTGGATGTCACTTTCATTG GCAATGCTTGTTGGACCAGTCCTCCGATGTAGCGGTCTCTCTCAAATGCCCGAGTTGCAGTACCTATTTGCCAGCAAACGACGCAGGGCCCTCGGCCACCAACCAGTTCCTCTCTGCGCCCCCGGGCGCTGCAATTCTCACGAGATATGTCAACGAGGGTGGCGTTCAGGAAAACCTAGACATCCTACCATCGATTACTGAGGAGGCATACCTCGAGAGCCACCCTGAGGCCCGTCCGGCTCGTGCGCTGCATGTCATGTCCGCCGAGGGCGACGTTGGCGGAATTGTTGAGTTGCTCCGGGATGCGAGTGACGAGATTGAAGATCTGGCGTCCTTCGTCAGGTACCAAGATCCCCTCGCCGACATGAAGAGCGGGTTGCATCTTGCCATTGAACACAACCAGGAAGAGACactttggcttcttctctggCTGTGCTCTACCATCCCGGATGCGGCTTTCCCCGAAACTGCTCGCTCGGTGGCTCAAGTTCTGGGCGTCGGACGCCTCTCCGTCCCGGCAGAGGGAGATATTCGTGGCCTGCGagacagccatggccaaaCGGCCGCGGATCTCGCTCAACAGAAGCAAGCTCAATGGGCTTCCATCCTTCAAGCGGGACTACTGTCTCTGTAA